One Tamlana carrageenivorans genomic region harbors:
- a CDS encoding MarR family winged helix-turn-helix transcriptional regulator, whose translation MKDKTIDYILRTTWLTVQKMYNEEAAKIDSTMATGFTLLSIDPEKGTPSTALGPRMGMEATSLSRLLKSMETKGFIERKPNPEDGRGVIITLTEFGLEKRDISKEKVLIFNEAIRKNVSEEQLNHFYEVAEVINQMVCNKKIYK comes from the coding sequence ATGAAAGACAAGACCATTGATTATATATTACGAACGACCTGGTTAACAGTTCAAAAAATGTATAATGAGGAAGCTGCAAAAATAGACAGCACCATGGCTACAGGCTTTACTCTATTGAGTATAGATCCTGAAAAAGGTACCCCTTCAACCGCTTTAGGCCCTAGAATGGGTATGGAAGCCACAAGTTTATCGAGACTATTAAAATCGATGGAAACCAAAGGTTTCATAGAACGGAAACCAAATCCTGAAGATGGTAGAGGTGTTATTATTACCCTCACAGAATTCGGATTAGAAAAAAGGGATATCTCTAAAGAGAAAGTTTTAATCTTTAATGAAGCCATTCGTAAAAACGTCTCCGAAGAACAATTAAATCATTTCTACGAAGTTGCCGAAGT
- a CDS encoding AMP-dependent synthetase/ligase encodes MTEITRLFDFPYFQLENKPTDSALVTKYNGEWVKTSTQEYIEKANAISRALLKLGVNKNDKIAVISSSNRTEWNIVDIGVLQVGAQNIPIYPTISAEDYEYVLNHSESIYCFVSDEEVLEKVNTVKQRTKLKEIYSFNIIEGCKHYSELLDLGADTGNQNEVEARKESVKPNDLATIIYTSGTTGKPKGVMLSHWNITSNVLNSIPRLPIRGENTRILSFLPICHIFERVLIYIYQHAGVSIYYAESLDKIADNAKEIKPNLMSVVPRLLEKVYDKIMAKGTELTGIKKALFFWAVGLGEIWEPYKQNGAWYEFKLSIANKLIFSKWREALGGELYTMVSGSAALQPRLARIFCASGMKIMEGYGLTETSPVVSVGKYANNMFKIGTVGKPIDNVEVKIAEDGEILIKGPNVMMGYFKDSEKTASVMTGDYFHTGDKGEIDSDGFLKITGRKKEMFKTSGGKYVIPTLLENDLKQSRFIEQIMVIGEGEKMPAALIQPNFEFIREWIARKNHNMDTSNTAAMANSEIIINRIQREVDTCNKKFGKWEQIKSFKLTPDVWSIKSGHLTPTMKIRRSVISEMYHDLIEDIYRP; translated from the coding sequence ATGACTGAAATCACCAGATTATTTGACTTTCCTTATTTTCAACTTGAAAATAAACCAACTGATTCTGCTTTAGTTACAAAATACAACGGCGAATGGGTTAAAACCTCAACTCAAGAATATATTGAAAAAGCCAATGCGATAAGCCGTGCTTTATTAAAACTGGGGGTTAATAAGAATGATAAAATAGCGGTTATTTCGTCTTCTAATCGTACCGAATGGAATATTGTAGACATTGGTGTATTGCAGGTTGGCGCACAGAATATTCCTATATATCCAACCATTTCTGCCGAGGACTATGAGTATGTATTAAATCATAGTGAATCTATTTATTGCTTTGTTTCTGATGAAGAAGTTTTAGAAAAAGTCAATACGGTTAAACAACGTACTAAATTAAAAGAAATTTATTCCTTTAATATTATCGAGGGCTGTAAACATTATTCTGAATTATTAGACCTTGGGGCAGACACCGGTAATCAAAACGAGGTTGAAGCTAGAAAAGAAAGTGTAAAACCTAACGATCTCGCTACAATCATTTACACCTCCGGGACTACAGGTAAACCCAAAGGTGTTATGCTTTCACACTGGAACATTACAAGCAATGTTTTAAACAGTATTCCCAGGCTACCTATACGGGGAGAAAACACCAGAATTTTAAGCTTTTTACCTATTTGCCATATTTTTGAACGCGTGTTGATTTACATTTATCAGCATGCGGGAGTATCGATTTATTATGCTGAAAGCCTTGACAAAATTGCCGATAACGCTAAAGAAATTAAACCTAACCTTATGAGTGTGGTTCCTAGACTTTTAGAAAAAGTTTACGACAAAATTATGGCTAAAGGCACCGAGCTTACTGGTATTAAAAAAGCACTTTTCTTTTGGGCTGTAGGCCTTGGCGAAATATGGGAACCCTATAAGCAAAATGGCGCTTGGTATGAATTTAAGCTTAGCATTGCCAACAAACTTATATTTAGCAAATGGCGGGAAGCTTTGGGAGGTGAGTTATATACCATGGTCTCTGGGAGCGCTGCGCTACAACCCCGTTTAGCTAGAATATTTTGCGCTTCAGGGATGAAAATTATGGAAGGTTACGGACTTACAGAAACCTCTCCGGTAGTTTCCGTTGGAAAATACGCCAACAACATGTTTAAAATAGGAACTGTTGGAAAACCTATTGATAACGTTGAAGTAAAAATTGCTGAAGATGGCGAAATCCTAATTAAAGGCCCAAACGTCATGATGGGGTATTTTAAAGATTCTGAAAAAACAGCAAGTGTCATGACAGGCGATTATTTTCATACTGGAGATAAAGGTGAAATTGACAGTGATGGCTTTTTAAAAATTACTGGGCGTAAGAAAGAAATGTTCAAAACCTCTGGTGGCAAATACGTAATCCCCACCCTACTTGAAAACGATTTGAAACAATCCCGATTTATTGAACAAATTATGGTGATTGGCGAAGGTGAGAAAATGCCAGCGGCACTTATTCAGCCTAATTTTGAATTTATTAGAGAGTGGATTGCACGCAAAAACCACAATATGGATACCAGCAATACCGCGGCCATGGCTAATTCAGAAATTATCATTAACCGTATTCAAAGAGAAGTCGATACGTGCAATAAAAAATTTGGCAAATGGGAGCAAATAAAATCTTTTAAACTCACTCCCGACGTGTGGTCTATTAAATCTGGACACCTCACACCAACTATGAAAATACGTCGTTCTGTAATTTCTGAAATGTATCACGATCTTATCGAAGATATTTATAGACCGTAG
- the pflB gene encoding formate C-acetyltransferase: protein MEVKQFKNGIWAETINVRDFVFQNITPYHGTHDFLVGPSEKTKKLWEVCKVATLEERQRNGVRSVDTEVISTVSAFEAGYIDKENEVIVGLQTDELLKRAMKPFGGFKVVQKALDEQGVKPNENLTELFSKYVKTHNDGVFDAYNAEIRKFRSLGFLTGLPDNYARGRIIGDYRRVALYGIVALIEAKKADLENITGPMTESVIRLREEVSEQIKALKEIQQLGANYGLELGRPAETAKDAVQWTYMAYLAAVKEQDGAAMSLGNVSTFLDIYIENDLKAGLITEEEAQEYVDQFVMKLRMVRHLRMAAYDEIFAGDPTWVTEAIGGMFEDGRTKVTKTSFRFLNTLYNLGPSPEPNMTVLWSQELPQNFKDFCAKVAIDTSSIQFENDNLMRAERGSDDYGIACCVSYQSLGKSIQFFGARTNLAKTLLLAVNGGRCENTGKPMVEGIKELDGEYLDFDAVMANFKIAMKEVARVYNDSMNIIHYMHDKYYYEKAQMALIDTNPSINIAYGIAGLSIVADSLSAIKYAKVKPIRNEDGLTVDFKIEGEFPKYGNDNDRVDTLAANAVADFNNELKKLPVYKDAEPTMSVLTITSNVSYGKKTGATPDGRASGVPFAPGANPMHGRDCNGAIASLNSVSKIDYKDSLDGISNTFSMVPKSLGSDEADRIDNLATIIDGYFSRNAQHLNVNVLDREMLMDAMERPEDYPQLTIRVSGYAVNFVRLTREQQLEVITRSFHESM, encoded by the coding sequence ATGGAAGTAAAACAGTTTAAAAACGGAATTTGGGCGGAGACCATTAATGTTAGAGATTTTGTATTTCAAAACATTACCCCGTACCATGGTACTCATGATTTTTTAGTTGGACCAAGCGAGAAAACTAAAAAGCTATGGGAAGTTTGTAAAGTTGCGACCCTAGAAGAAAGGCAAAGAAACGGAGTTCGTTCGGTAGACACAGAAGTGATTTCTACAGTAAGTGCTTTTGAAGCAGGATACATCGACAAGGAGAATGAAGTTATTGTTGGTTTACAAACAGATGAGTTACTAAAGCGTGCTATGAAACCATTTGGTGGTTTTAAAGTGGTGCAAAAAGCTTTAGATGAGCAAGGTGTAAAACCGAATGAAAATTTAACTGAGTTATTTTCTAAATATGTAAAAACGCATAATGATGGTGTTTTTGATGCTTATAATGCTGAAATTAGAAAATTCCGTTCTTTAGGGTTTTTAACTGGATTACCAGATAACTACGCTAGAGGTAGAATTATTGGGGATTACCGTCGTGTGGCTCTTTACGGAATCGTTGCTTTAATTGAGGCTAAGAAAGCCGATTTAGAAAATATCACAGGACCAATGACAGAATCTGTTATTCGTTTACGTGAAGAGGTTTCAGAGCAAATAAAAGCTTTAAAAGAAATTCAACAATTAGGAGCTAATTACGGTTTAGAATTAGGTCGTCCTGCTGAAACTGCTAAAGATGCAGTACAATGGACATATATGGCTTATTTAGCAGCTGTTAAGGAACAAGACGGGGCAGCAATGTCTTTAGGTAATGTTTCTACGTTCTTAGATATTTATATAGAAAACGATTTAAAAGCAGGGTTAATTACCGAAGAGGAGGCTCAAGAGTATGTTGATCAATTCGTAATGAAATTACGTATGGTACGTCACTTAAGAATGGCGGCTTACGATGAGATTTTTGCAGGAGATCCAACTTGGGTAACCGAAGCTATTGGTGGTATGTTTGAAGATGGAAGAACTAAGGTGACTAAAACATCTTTCCGTTTCTTAAACACATTATACAACTTAGGCCCTTCACCAGAACCTAATATGACAGTTTTATGGTCTCAAGAATTACCACAAAACTTTAAAGATTTCTGTGCTAAAGTAGCTATTGACACCTCTTCAATTCAGTTTGAAAATGATAACTTAATGCGCGCAGAACGTGGTTCTGATGATTACGGAATTGCTTGTTGTGTATCTTACCAAAGCTTAGGGAAATCTATTCAGTTCTTCGGTGCACGTACTAACTTAGCTAAAACATTATTATTAGCCGTTAACGGTGGTCGTTGCGAGAATACTGGAAAACCTATGGTTGAAGGTATTAAAGAATTAGATGGTGAGTACTTAGATTTCGATGCAGTAATGGCTAACTTCAAAATAGCTATGAAAGAAGTGGCTCGTGTGTATAACGATTCTATGAATATTATCCACTACATGCACGATAAATATTACTACGAGAAAGCTCAAATGGCTTTAATTGATACTAATCCAAGTATTAATATTGCCTACGGTATTGCAGGTTTATCTATTGTAGCGGATTCACTTTCAGCGATTAAATACGCTAAAGTTAAGCCTATTAGAAATGAGGATGGATTAACCGTAGATTTTAAAATTGAAGGTGAGTTCCCTAAATATGGTAATGATAATGATCGTGTAGATACATTAGCTGCAAATGCTGTAGCCGATTTTAATAACGAATTGAAAAAATTACCAGTTTATAAAGATGCAGAGCCAACAATGTCTGTGTTAACCATTACATCAAACGTATCTTACGGTAAGAAAACAGGAGCTACTCCAGACGGTAGAGCTAGTGGCGTACCATTTGCACCTGGGGCTAACCCAATGCACGGACGTGATTGTAACGGTGCCATCGCATCATTAAACTCAGTATCTAAAATCGATTATAAAGATTCGTTAGATGGTATTTCTAATACGTTCTCAATGGTTCCTAAATCTTTAGGTTCTGATGAAGCTGATAGAATTGACAATCTAGCTACTATTATCGACGGATATTTCAGTAGAAATGCACAGCACTTAAATGTGAATGTGTTAGATAGAGAAATGTTAATGGATGCTATGGAGCGCCCAGAGGATTACCCTCAATTAACAATTCGTGTTTCTGGATATGCAGTAAATTTTGTTAGATTAACAAGAGAACAGCAATTAGAAGTGATTACACGTTCTTTCCACGAATCCATGTAG
- the pflA gene encoding pyruvate formate-lyase-activating protein, with protein sequence MTQNKENILNVHSIESFGTHDGPGIRFVVFLQGCKLKCLYCHNPDTIETSGGKPYQIEELVDMVLKVKPYFGKKGGVTVSGGEPLLQSKALVAFFKRLKEEGIHTNIDTNGRLLNRFAKTLLDDYTDLVMLDIKHMTEEGYEAITGQRNLETAFTFAKHREVSGKAMWLRYVLIPEITNKPELLHALGEYFKDYKTIEKIEIQPYHKLGIHKWEALGWDYELKDARENTSEELSVAVDILKQYFKEVKVN encoded by the coding sequence ATGACACAAAATAAAGAGAACATATTAAATGTACATTCTATAGAATCTTTTGGAACCCATGATGGCCCAGGAATTCGATTCGTGGTTTTTTTACAAGGTTGTAAACTGAAATGTTTGTATTGTCATAATCCAGATACCATTGAAACCTCTGGAGGGAAACCATATCAGATTGAAGAATTGGTAGACATGGTCCTAAAAGTGAAGCCTTATTTTGGTAAAAAAGGAGGCGTTACCGTATCTGGTGGCGAGCCCTTATTGCAATCTAAAGCTTTAGTAGCATTTTTTAAGCGGTTAAAAGAAGAGGGTATTCATACGAATATTGATACTAATGGCCGACTTTTAAACAGGTTTGCTAAAACCTTATTAGATGATTACACCGACTTAGTTATGTTGGATATTAAGCATATGACGGAGGAAGGTTACGAAGCCATAACAGGGCAACGCAATTTGGAAACTGCCTTCACCTTTGCTAAACACCGTGAAGTATCAGGAAAAGCCATGTGGTTGCGTTATGTTTTAATTCCTGAAATAACAAACAAACCCGAATTGCTACATGCTCTAGGGGAATACTTCAAAGATTATAAAACGATTGAAAAAATTGAAATTCAGCCTTACCATAAATTAGGAATTCATAAATGGGAAGCTCTAGGTTGGGATTATGAATTGAAAGATGCTCGCGAAAACACCTCGGAAGAGTTGAGTGTCGCAGTAGATATTTTAAAGCAATATTTTAAAGAAGTTAAGGTGAATTAA
- a CDS encoding DUF3360 family protein — protein MSTYKKLHKPASEFASRTDYLNHELQIMKPRRFRINLPGRDFRFEWEDLVPAFAGTVGIVAMYSSVMMAWAEGLTEAWDHITLGKAFAIEVTRVEMLIPAFLFVILASGFLNPRANLAGNHGPMIPLIASIALAGAHPLALAILIGVFGLLLSVFKGGSRLVNLTSKGVAGGLLIFLGFTGGIGQIETIQAWSMGLSNPESGPGSMGYLGLIILGVTVIVYSLLARLGKRWLSIPACAIIALLVALIGGAGFDLHFTTEMGVPNLNPVHWWGSTEHGWMLGMPNMQHFVASLPFAILAVAMWSPDFLGHRIFQEMNYPKKTEKVLMDVDDTMTMCSFRQIVGTAVGGGNITSSWGTYMIPAAIAKRPIPAGAILLGLMVIGVAILGSPMDVAVWPPVRCIALLVGVFLPMIEAGIQMVKESACAQAAGICIFAAMVTNPVLAWALAMFLDNNGLIGDKARAKKLSVVDRLVIPLSILIICLMAMFAVGMLHYKYGIPGLL, from the coding sequence ATGAGCACCTATAAAAAACTACATAAGCCTGCTTCAGAATTTGCAAGCAGAACAGATTATTTGAATCACGAATTGCAAATCATGAAGCCTAGGCGCTTTAGGATAAATTTACCTGGTAGAGATTTTAGATTTGAATGGGAGGATTTAGTACCCGCTTTTGCTGGTACTGTTGGTATTGTTGCTATGTATTCTTCGGTTATGATGGCCTGGGCCGAAGGTCTTACCGAGGCTTGGGATCATATAACACTTGGTAAAGCTTTCGCAATTGAGGTTACTCGTGTTGAAATGCTTATTCCTGCATTTTTGTTTGTAATTTTAGCATCCGGTTTTTTAAATCCGAGAGCAAACTTAGCAGGGAATCACGGACCTATGATTCCGCTTATTGCTAGTATAGCATTGGCAGGGGCCCACCCTTTAGCTTTGGCAATTTTAATTGGAGTCTTTGGCCTCTTGTTGAGTGTTTTTAAAGGAGGCTCCAGGTTGGTGAATTTAACAAGTAAAGGAGTTGCAGGTGGATTACTTATTTTTCTCGGTTTTACAGGGGGTATAGGGCAGATTGAAACCATACAAGCATGGAGTATGGGGCTTTCAAATCCTGAGTCTGGACCAGGTTCTATGGGGTATTTAGGGCTTATCATTTTAGGCGTTACTGTAATTGTTTATAGTTTGTTGGCCCGATTAGGAAAACGATGGTTGTCTATTCCTGCCTGTGCCATAATTGCTTTGTTAGTCGCTTTAATTGGAGGTGCTGGTTTCGATTTGCATTTCACGACTGAAATGGGAGTGCCTAACTTAAATCCTGTACATTGGTGGGGAAGCACCGAGCATGGTTGGATGTTAGGTATGCCTAATATGCAGCACTTTGTAGCATCATTGCCTTTTGCAATTTTAGCTGTGGCGATGTGGTCGCCTGACTTTTTAGGGCATCGTATTTTTCAAGAAATGAATTATCCGAAAAAAACGGAAAAAGTATTAATGGATGTCGACGACACCATGACCATGTGTTCTTTCCGTCAAATTGTAGGTACAGCCGTTGGTGGAGGAAATATAACGTCTTCATGGGGAACCTATATGATTCCTGCAGCTATTGCAAAACGACCAATTCCAGCCGGTGCTATATTATTAGGTTTAATGGTTATAGGTGTTGCCATATTAGGCTCACCAATGGATGTAGCTGTGTGGCCGCCGGTACGTTGTATAGCTTTGTTAGTAGGTGTGTTTTTACCTATGATTGAAGCGGGAATTCAAATGGTAAAAGAGAGTGCCTGCGCTCAAGCTGCTGGTATATGTATTTTTGCAGCTATGGTTACTAACCCAGTGTTAGCATGGGCATTAGCTATGTTTTTAGATAATAATGGATTGATTGGGGATAAAGCAAGAGCTAAAAAGCTATCTGTCGTAGATCGATTAGTTATACCGCTATCAATTCTTATAATTTGCTTAATGGCTATGTTTGCTGTTGGAATGCTACATTATAAATATGGTATTCCGGGACTTTTATGA
- the purL gene encoding phosphoribosylformylglycinamidine synthase: protein MIHFFGNVTSKVFAVQTTKELSTETITKLEWLFGNQPKIEETALDAFFVGPRAAMITPWSTNAVEITQNMGISDIIRIEEFQAVAENFKDFDPMISEKFKGLNQDSFTIDIQPEAILNIEDIAAYNTQEGLSLSDEEVAYLEGVAKKIGRPLTDSEVFGFSQVNSEHCRHKIFNGTFVIDGEEKPTSLFKLIKETSKQHPNDIVSAYKDNVAFIKGPKVEQFAPKRADIPDFYETKDFDSVISLKAETHNFPTTVEPFNGAATGSGGEIRDRLAGGKGSIPLAGTAVYMTSYSRLEENRPWEQKFEARNWLYQTPMDILIKASNGASDFGNKFGQPLITGSVLTFEHNENTSASDAAARRLGFDKVIMQAGGIGYGKADQALKDTPKAGDKIVILGGENYRIGMGGAAVSSADTGEFASGIELNAVQRSNPEMQKRAANAVRGMVEGDENFIVSIHDHGAGGHLNCLSELVEDTGGKIDLDALPVGDPTLSDKEIIGNESQERMGLVIAEKHIETLHKIADRERSPMYTVGDVTGDDRFTFQSKTKGNTPMDLPLEDMFGSSPKTVLTDKTVTRKYKNSRYKTKNLQIYLNQVLQLEAVACKDWLTNKVDRCVGGKVAKQQCVGPLQIPLNNVGVMALDFKGKEGVATTIGHSPISGLINPQAGSRNSITESLTNMVWAPLKDGLQSISLSANWMWPCKNEGEDARLYEAVQAVSEFAIDLGVNVPTGKDSLSMKQKYPDGDVISPGTVIISAGANCNDITKVVEPVLKQNGGNIYYINISQDDFKLGGSSFNQVLNAIGSDAPDVKNPAFVKTAFNTIQDLIKADKIQAGHDVASGGLITTLLELCFADVNLGADLDLSALNEEDSIKVLFAENSGLVFQADASVETVLAENNIEFFNIGSANDTGNLNIKNNDDTFTFNIAETRDVWYKTSFLLDQKQTANGLAQDRFDNFKNQPLQYTFPENFTGMMADIVKSTAPVGKRPKAAILREKGSNSEREMANAMFLAGFDVKDVHMTDLISGRETLEDIQFLGAVGGFSNSDVLGSAKGWAGAIKYNEKANKAIQNFFKREDTLSVGICNGCQLFMELEEINPEHDIHGKMHHNDSQKHESSFTSVKIQENHSVMLSCLAGSTLGVWISHGEGKFNLPYAEDQYHIVAKYGYEGYPNNPNGSDYNTAMLCDKTGRHLVTMPHIERSTFQWNWANYPDNRKDEVTPWLEAFVNARLWIEKK from the coding sequence ATGATTCATTTCTTTGGAAACGTAACCAGCAAAGTGTTTGCTGTTCAAACAACAAAAGAATTATCAACCGAAACCATTACCAAACTGGAATGGTTGTTTGGCAACCAGCCAAAAATAGAAGAAACAGCGTTGGATGCGTTTTTTGTTGGGCCACGAGCTGCTATGATTACGCCTTGGAGTACGAATGCTGTGGAAATCACTCAAAATATGGGGATTTCGGACATTATTAGAATTGAAGAATTTCAAGCTGTCGCTGAAAACTTTAAAGATTTTGATCCGATGATTTCGGAAAAATTTAAGGGTTTAAATCAGGACTCCTTTACTATTGATATTCAGCCTGAAGCGATTTTAAATATTGAAGATATTGCTGCTTACAATACGCAAGAGGGTTTATCTTTAAGTGATGAAGAGGTGGCTTATCTAGAAGGTGTGGCTAAAAAAATTGGTCGCCCGTTAACCGATTCTGAAGTTTTCGGATTTTCGCAAGTGAACTCAGAGCACTGTCGTCACAAAATTTTTAACGGAACCTTTGTGATTGATGGCGAAGAAAAACCAACCTCTTTATTTAAGTTAATTAAAGAAACATCGAAACAACATCCTAACGATATTGTTTCGGCTTATAAAGATAACGTGGCTTTTATTAAAGGCCCAAAAGTGGAGCAATTTGCACCGAAACGTGCCGATATTCCTGACTTTTACGAAACTAAAGATTTCGACTCTGTGATTTCGCTTAAAGCGGAAACTCATAACTTCCCTACTACTGTTGAGCCTTTTAACGGTGCTGCAACTGGTTCGGGTGGTGAAATTCGTGATAGATTAGCCGGCGGAAAAGGTTCTATTCCTTTAGCTGGAACAGCGGTTTACATGACGTCTTATTCAAGATTAGAAGAAAACAGACCTTGGGAACAAAAGTTTGAAGCTAGAAATTGGCTATACCAAACCCCAATGGATATTTTAATAAAAGCATCCAATGGTGCTTCCGATTTTGGTAACAAATTCGGTCAGCCACTAATTACAGGTTCTGTATTGACTTTCGAGCATAATGAAAACACGTCGGCAAGCGATGCTGCTGCCAGACGTTTAGGTTTTGATAAAGTGATTATGCAAGCGGGTGGTATTGGTTATGGAAAAGCAGACCAAGCCTTAAAAGACACCCCTAAAGCAGGTGATAAAATAGTTATTCTTGGTGGTGAAAATTACCGAATTGGAATGGGTGGTGCTGCGGTATCATCGGCCGATACAGGTGAGTTTGCTTCAGGAATTGAATTAAACGCGGTACAACGTTCGAATCCGGAAATGCAAAAACGTGCTGCTAACGCCGTTCGTGGTATGGTGGAAGGTGATGAAAACTTTATCGTTTCGATTCACGATCACGGTGCAGGCGGACACTTAAACTGTCTTTCGGAATTGGTTGAAGACACCGGTGGAAAAATCGATTTAGATGCGCTTCCAGTTGGCGATCCGACCTTATCAGACAAAGAAATTATTGGCAACGAATCACAAGAGCGTATGGGCTTAGTGATTGCCGAAAAACATATTGAAACCTTACACAAAATTGCCGATCGCGAGCGTTCACCTATGTACACTGTAGGTGATGTTACCGGCGACGACCGTTTTACGTTTCAGTCTAAAACCAAAGGAAATACGCCAATGGATTTACCGCTAGAGGATATGTTTGGTAGTTCTCCAAAAACTGTTTTAACAGACAAAACCGTTACTAGAAAATATAAAAACTCAAGATATAAAACCAAAAACTTACAAATCTACTTAAATCAAGTATTACAACTGGAAGCTGTAGCTTGTAAAGATTGGTTAACAAATAAAGTAGACCGTTGTGTTGGTGGTAAAGTAGCGAAACAACAATGTGTTGGTCCGTTACAAATTCCTTTAAACAACGTGGGCGTTATGGCCTTAGATTTTAAAGGTAAAGAAGGTGTAGCAACAACCATTGGGCACTCCCCTATTTCTGGATTAATCAACCCACAAGCAGGAAGTAGAAACTCGATTACCGAATCGCTTACCAATATGGTTTGGGCGCCATTAAAGGATGGCTTACAATCCATTTCGCTTTCGGCAAACTGGATGTGGCCTTGTAAAAATGAAGGTGAAGATGCACGTTTATATGAAGCTGTTCAAGCAGTTTCGGAATTTGCGATCGACTTAGGTGTGAATGTGCCAACAGGTAAAGATTCGCTTTCAATGAAGCAAAAATACCCTGATGGTGATGTGATTTCTCCTGGTACGGTTATTATTTCTGCAGGAGCTAACTGTAACGATATCACTAAGGTGGTAGAGCCTGTTTTAAAACAAAACGGTGGGAATATTTACTACATTAACATCTCTCAAGATGACTTTAAACTAGGTGGAAGTTCTTTCAACCAAGTATTAAATGCTATTGGTAGCGATGCGCCTGACGTGAAGAATCCTGCTTTTGTTAAAACAGCTTTCAACACCATTCAAGATTTAATTAAAGCGGATAAAATACAAGCGGGGCACGATGTGGCTTCTGGTGGTTTAATTACCACTTTATTAGAGCTTTGTTTTGCTGATGTAAATTTAGGTGCCGATTTAGACCTTTCTGCTTTAAACGAAGAAGATTCTATCAAGGTTTTATTTGCTGAAAACAGCGGATTAGTTTTCCAAGCGGATGCTTCGGTAGAAACGGTTTTAGCCGAAAACAACATTGAGTTCTTCAACATTGGTTCTGCTAATGACACTGGGAACCTTAACATTAAAAATAACGACGATACGTTCACGTTCAACATTGCTGAAACCAGAGACGTTTGGTATAAAACATCTTTCTTATTAGACCAAAAGCAAACAGCAAATGGTTTAGCGCAAGATCGTTTTGATAATTTTAAAAATCAACCGCTACAATACACATTCCCTGAAAACTTTACAGGTATGATGGCAGACATCGTGAAAAGTACAGCGCCAGTTGGCAAACGTCCAAAAGCTGCTATTCTTCGTGAAAAAGGATCTAACTCAGAACGTGAAATGGCGAACGCTATGTTTTTAGCTGGATTTGATGTGAAAGACGTACACATGACCGATTTAATTTCTGGTCGTGAAACTTTAGAAGACATTCAGTTTTTAGGTGCTGTTGGTGGTTTCTCTAACTCCGACGTTTTAGGGTCGGCTAAAGGTTGGGCTGGTGCCATTAAATACAATGAAAAAGCGAATAAAGCGATACAGAATTTCTTTAAAAGAGAAGACACGCTTTCTGTAGGAATCTGTAATGGTTGTCAGTTATTTATGGAACTGGAAGAAATTAATCCAGAACATGACATTCACGGAAAAATGCACCATAACGATTCTCAAAAACACGAGAGTTCGTTTACTTCTGTAAAAATTCAAGAAAACCACTCAGTAATGCTTTCTTGCCTTGCTGGTAGTACTTTAGGGGTTTGGATTTCACATGGAGAAGGGAAATTTAACTTACCTTATGCAGAAGACCAATACCATATTGTAGCTAAATATGGTTATGAAGGTTATCCAAATAACCCTAACGGATCCGATTATAACACAGCCATGCTTTGTGATAAAACAGGTCGTCATTTAGTAACTATGCCACATATTGAGCGTTCTACGTTCCAATGGAACTGGGCAAACTACCCAGATAACAGAAAAGACGAAGTAACCCCATGGTTAGAAGCTTTTGTGAATGCGCGACTTTGGATTGAGAAGAAATAA